A window of Thermodesulfobacteriota bacterium genomic DNA:
GAAGCCGGGGAGGCTGAAGGGCTGAGTGTAGTCGGCATAGACGGGCATTATCCGGAGCCCGGGGTAATCGGCCGCGAGCGCTTCTACGGATTCCATTAAGTGCTCTTCCGAAATATCTATCGGTACGTAGCCTGAAGGGTTTTTCAGGTTATCGAGGAGGAGTCTTATTTTAACACTGCTGCCGCTTCCGAGCTCCACGAGTAGGCAGTTCTGTCCGATGTAGGAACAGATGTCCTCGATGTTTTCTTTCATTAATGCGATCTCTGTGCGCGTCGGATAGTATTCATCGAGCTCGCATATCTCGTCGAACAGCGCGGAGCCTCTTTTGTCGTAAAAGAGCTTGCAGGGGAGCTGCTTTTGCGGCTTCTCGAACCCCGTGACGACCTCGTTAATCAGGCTCTCCTTCTCGGGCTCGAATTTTTCCAACCGCAGGATGTTCTTATGCATCGGACTATAGGTTATACGCTCCGGAGGACCGGCTGGATTTATCGGATTTAGAGTCTATGTACGGTCCTTCGCGAGCCTTATGCCCATAAACTGCCATCTCGCGTCAGGAGGAAAAAAATTCCTGTACGTATTTCTGATGTGAGACTTCGGCGTGGCGCACGAACCGCCTCTAAGTACAAACTGGTTGCACATGAACTTGCCGTTATACTCGCCGAGCGCTCCGGGTAGCGTTTTGAATCCGGGATAGGACGTGTAGGGGCTCTGGGTCCATTCCCAGACGTCGCCGTACATTTGTTGGATAGATTGTTTGTTTTTATCGGTCTCGGCCGCCCCAGGACGGAAAGACAGGCTCTCGGCGAAATTCCCTTCGACAGGCACGCCGTCTGAAGCGACCTCCCATTCGGCTTCCGTCGGCAGTCTCGCCCCCGCCCACCTGGCGTAGGCGTCGGCCTCGAAATAAGATACGTGACATACGGGCTCTTCAGGGTCAACGCTCCTCATGCCGGATAGAGTGAAATGAGCCCATTTCCCGTTTTTCCGCTCCCAGTAAAAAGGCGCTTTCCAGCCCCTCGATTCGACGGCCGTCCAGCCTTCGGAGAGCCACAGCTCGGGGGTCTCGTAGCCGCCGTCCTCTATGAACCCGAAGTATTCCCCGTTCGTGACCAGACGCGACTGAAGACTGAATGGCTCGAGGTAAACCTTGTGCCGCGGGTATTCGTTGTCGTACCCGAACCCCTTTCCCGGGTGCCCTATGGGATGCACTCCGCCGTCGTATGCGATCCATTTCGCAGGAGGAGCCGTTCTCGCGGTCTTGCCGTTTTTGTGGTTCTCCGCCTTGTACGCCGGTCGGAGCGGGTTCTCCGAAAATACGTGTTTAATATCTGTTACTATCAATTCCTGGTGCTGCTGCTCGTGGTGTATTCCGATCTCGATGACAGGAGAGAATTCATTCCACTCCCTCTCGTCCGCATCGTCCATGAAAGCGACCATATGTTCGTCGACATAGTTCCGGTAGTGATAGGTCTCTTCGACTGTCGGTCTCGAAATAAGTCCCCTTTTGGGCCTGAGGTGTCTCTCTCCCGCCTGAACGTAGTAGGAGTTAAAGAGGTATGCGTATTGGGGGCTCGGCGATTTGTATCTTTTGACGGCCTTTGATAAGACGAATGTCTCGAAGAACCAGCTCGTGTGCGCGAGATGCCATTTGGTGGGGCTGACGTCCGGCATGGATTGTATGACGTAATCTTCTATCTCGAGGGGCTCGGCAAGCGTGTGGGAAAATTCCCTGACCGTTTTAAATCTTTCTCTTAAAAAATCCCTCGAAAGTCCGCCGGGCCTTGCATTATCGCCTTTGCTTTTCTCATGATTGCTTTCACGGGATTTAACCTTGGCTTCCATTTTCTTCTCCCGGAATTACACCCCTTCGGATAGCGTCTGAAAGGGGTAGGTTTTCTAAGTTTAAGGCTCAACGTCAGTATATACAAATATTTAGTTTACCGTATCTTGTGTTTAATCAAAGGCTGAAATTATTATGAGTGTGTTAAAGGCACATCGGAATAAAGCGGAATGGGACGGTATCGGAATGCTGCGGGGTTGCTTTAAATTATGTCTGCCCGACACTGAGGGGAGCGGGGTCACCCGCCCCTGACTTCTTTTAATTTCCTTATAAGCTCTTTTATCTCTTCGGACTTGACCTTCATGCTCACCCTGTTCACGACGAGTCGCGC
This region includes:
- the egtB gene encoding ergothioneine biosynthesis protein EgtB, which translates into the protein MEAKVKSRESNHEKSKGDNARPGGLSRDFLRERFKTVREFSHTLAEPLEIEDYVIQSMPDVSPTKWHLAHTSWFFETFVLSKAVKRYKSPSPQYAYLFNSYYVQAGERHLRPKRGLISRPTVEETYHYRNYVDEHMVAFMDDADEREWNEFSPVIEIGIHHEQQHQELIVTDIKHVFSENPLRPAYKAENHKNGKTARTAPPAKWIAYDGGVHPIGHPGKGFGYDNEYPRHKVYLEPFSLQSRLVTNGEYFGFIEDGGYETPELWLSEGWTAVESRGWKAPFYWERKNGKWAHFTLSGMRSVDPEEPVCHVSYFEADAYARWAGARLPTEAEWEVASDGVPVEGNFAESLSFRPGAAETDKNKQSIQQMYGDVWEWTQSPYTSYPGFKTLPGALGEYNGKFMCNQFVLRGGSCATPKSHIRNTYRNFFPPDARWQFMGIRLAKDRT